TTTTAAGAAAATTGAAGCACAAACCTTTAACTGTGTGATGCTTGATGTCGAGCGCGTAAAACTTGCCGGTTCCATAGATGACGTGACTCTTACTGAAATGAATACAGTTGCATGGTTCGCTTGTCTCGATCTCCTGTCATGTAAGAAGCACGCAATGTGGTAAGGGATGAATGGACTACTACTTCGTAGGGAAGGACACCCCTAAACGCATTCCAAAAAATGTAAAAGTGCAACGAATCGCTCTTCAATGTTACTAGGTTCGTTTTAGGTGAGTTTGGTTCCCCTGCTTCGAAAGGTCATTCTTCGTCCTCCTTCAAATTGTAGTCAATTTACTATTTGAAGTGTTACAGAGCACTTATGCTACCGAGTGCCAATGATCCATGGACATATTTTTTTATCTGAAGACAATTCAGAAGTAGACACCTCCTTATTACCTTGCGCGTGCAAAACGTTCCAATACCGGAATTGTACCTCAGCAGCAGAATGCTATTTGGGGTCGCTGCACAAATGTAGTAATTACCCTCgtactgaaaaaaacaaaacaaacaaacaaattgagGAAAAAATGTTTCACATCTCCATTACAAAACGTAACGAAATAATTAATAAGAAGCACTACAAACCTGTCCGACTGCAAACAAATGACAGTTTGTTATCTTTTCGATTATTTGCGGAATGAGAGCATTGAGAGGTACTGTGGGGTTTGTCTGTCGAGCGCGGCTTGTGACTTGTTTAAGCTCAACACTGCACAACTGACGATCTTTGCCTGATAAAGACAATAAAAGTATTTCATGATCGCATTTAATTTAGCATAACCCAAGCAAATGTGAGCGAGAGCTATTGAGCAGTTTTGCTAGTACCTGCAATCATGATGACCTGATTTAGATCGTCGATGATGCTAATTTGGAATGCTCTCTCAATACCAGGGAGCATGCGCGGTGAGTGCTTCCCTGGATTGCTTATGGCCAGAGAATAAAGACCTTCTTCGGCGCCAAGGAGAACAAGCTGCGAGAAAAAAGGTCACGAATAATCAGGAAAACGTCTTAAAGCAATAAATAAAACAAGCATAGAAATTGCATCATAGGTATCCACTTTTGACTTCAAGGCAAGAACATAAATGGGAGCTTTCAAAGAGTAAGATTTGTAAATTTTGACATTGTTCTTACCTCGCTGTTGACTAGCTGCGTGCAATTGATATCAAGTCGTTGGTCATCTTGTAAGTGCAGCAAAACATTACCCATAAGcttctgtaaaacaaacaatGGAAATGAAACCTTTTGCCTTCCGGTTGATCTAATTAATTTCCTTCGCACATTGGAGCTTTGCTCAAACGTAAGATATTGCTCAAATCACGATCGCTTTGTATTCGTTTATACGTTGCCACTGCTTCACCAAGTCTCAATTACTTTCTCCTGGGTCAAACAGTGCTTGCAATATGAATTACCTGCTATGTTTTTCAGTTCAATAAACGGCAACCAATTTCGCACAGAAAACGATAAACCTTTGCCACTGAAAGGTGAAGAGTTTCATTTCAGAGGTGAATGTGGGTTACCTGATCCTCGACgcttgcatttttctttttgatttcaTTCAGCACGAATTCTAGCGAGGTGACCCACTTCTGCTTGACAGCAAATGAAGGCGCAAGTAGGTACAGATTTTGCACAGGCCAGCACCTCTGGCGCGACTCCACCCTCAGTATATACGGCAAGTCACTGGGAGCGGTGCCTATCAACTCTGATGACATCACAGCGGAATGCACAGTCACGTGACCGTCTTTACCGCAGAGGTGCAAAATCTCAGACGGAACAGAATTTTCtggaaaaagagagaaaaacattgtaattgtaattttcAACCTATGGACACTATACAGAGCGAAAAACGAGAAAGCGTTCTTACCCCCAacattttctttgtcaaatagCTGAATCAACTGATCATCAAGAACAATCCACTTCTTCACCCAACCGTGCTTGACTGAGCCACCACTTAAAGCAGAACAAGTCGAGAACAATCACTTAAGCAAATTATAAACCGCAATTTATGCAGCTGGGCGTAAAACGATATGTTAGATATGTCGTTCAAGGAAAACGGGGGAGCAGCGGCGAATTTCATGTTTCCATAAGCTTGAAAGGTTCAAGTCGAGGACCCAAAGAGCCCAAGATTACACAGGCCTaaagtctttttttgtttttctgtctcTGACTCTCACCGAAAAACGCTACACCTTTTAAAGTAGTTTTAGAAAAGATCTCATACCGTGGAACTCTGAGCCATCCTTCCCTTCTGTCTCCAAGTTTCGTCGTGCTCTGCGTCTTCGAATTCTTATTTATGTCGCTTTTCTGCTCGTGAAGTGTTTCGCTGAAATGTTCCACAAACTGACTGGGTAAGCCACAAGTATGCGGCAGATTTGGCGAACACTTTACATGGCAGACAAGGCCACATTCTGAAGCAAAAGGGCAAACATACGGACAATTACGTAATCACGAACAACGGTGCAACTGAAAGAATTTTTCCCTAAAGAAGCAGTGGAAAATTGCTTCAGCATTTGGTCCCAGGACTCTTTTTCTCTTAATCCGAGTAATTAACACATGGAAAATCTTTGGAAATCTTACCAGCACAACGAGATGAAGGCCTCACAAAATGAAGTGTGTCCAAACAAACCGCACACTTTGTTGCACGCATATTCAAGGCATTTACAAATCTGAAATATACGAAGGACAGATTCTAAGATGGAGAAAAACTCTGGTCCAGAACAACAAGCTACTCTTGAGTGGCTCAATGGTGTATTACAAAAGCTATTGAGTAGAACATGATTTATCCAATGCACACCGAGTGCTACCCTCTCTATGTGCAAGAGCCTGATTTTTAACATTGTTGAACTGGAAACTACTccattctttcctttttttgtaatgacctttttcaaaatcaacttTGAGGCTGAGATTAACCAAACTCTTAAGAATATCCTATGAAAGCCAGGTTGAGAATCAGTTAAACACGACGTTTGTCAAATCAAACCCTCAatctaaaaaaggaaaaagaagcgTAACAAAAGCAAACACGCAAATAGACTAAAAATCGTCGAACCGTCGTAAGGTCTACTTTCTTTAGTTTTGTACGGACCAACAGATCAGGAAGGGAAGAAAATGGAGAGCTTGCACGGGAACTTAAGGTTTCCTAAAACAGGGTATATTACCTGTGAGGTATATTGTGGTGCATTCTTTCTTTGGGCCTGTGAGGTGTAGCAAGGTCAGCTGGTGCAACATTTTTTGCAATCTTTTGTTGATTCTGTGCGCTCAGAGGACTGGGTTGGTTGCTAGGAGACTGCTGAATTGCTGACAAGACAGCAAACGACTGGGCTGGTTTGTCCGTGACAGCCCCAGTGCTCTGATATTGCGCTTTCCAGTGGGCAGCTGAAGTCAAAAGGAGATTTCAAATCTAATTGTTTCGAAGGAAACCAGAAAGTCgctccaacctcgttcccagggtctctcatcttaacgcctgggGCGAGCGAGGAATCTCTGCTCGCTCGCCCCAGGCGTTGAGATGAGAGaccatgggaacgaggttgaaactCGCTCAAGCAGAGAACAGGACATACTTCACCTTACTTTCAAATCTTATTTTTAACGTGGTACCTTTAGCTCAATGGAGAGCATTCGACCTTCCAATCGAGGGATAAAACGTTCTTCTGCTGTCGTATTCTTCGAGTTTATAAAGGGGTACCTATAAAACGTTGGCAGTGAAGCACGAAAGATCCAAGTAATTCAAGGGTAAACTGCAGTGCTTAGAAATTCCCAGTTCATCCCTTCTGAGCGTTAACCCTAGTAAgagaaatgggcccacacaaggacagagaaagaCTCTAACCTGGGTAGGGGTTCGACCCCACGTCTTACGGAATTCAAGTGATCACCGTTGCTCTATCGAATTTAGCCTGGTTAGGACAAAGTTTAGAAGTACACCTTTGCATGGGGTTCTTTTTAATGCCGACGGTAGTACCTTCCATTTTAGCAGTTTGCGTTTCCTGGCGCATCCTGTTTACTTCTGTTTGCAGTTTCATAGTGGATGCTCTCTCCTTTTCCAGCGCCTGCTGTAAATCTTTCCACTGCTGTGGAACAACGTTTATGTTGTTTTCTAGTTTCTTACGCCACGACTTTCCACCACCGCCGATCAgctgaaaaaaaagtaaaagaactTTAAGAGATTCTGTTCGTGTTAATCATACTGACGTGAGACGAGACCATTTCATCTTCCACAAATTATAGCTCAAATGAATAGAGAGAGGAGCAGCATTGAATGACGTGACTTCACAGGACGTAACAAAATCAACTTGAGACAAATGTAGACGCCATCTTTTATTTTTGATTTCCGCAATTAGTAAAGCACTTATGATCGGCTATAATAACTTCGTGACTTTAACAAAGTGATTGCTATTGGTGCCTTGAATGGTCCTTGTTTGCACATAATCTGTTACAGCTATTCCCTAAATGACGCCATGCTGCTCTGCTATTTTTGTATTCGTAGACATTAGTAGAAAAGTCACGgcacctttttctttttcgtagcTTGTCCCTCAGCCTTGCACTGCAGAAAGTCGATGAGTTTTGACTGTTGTGAGCTGGTTGCTTCCAATTTAAGCCTTTCCTCGGCGTGTGAAGCCTCCATCATGTCCAGTTGTTCAGCTAATACCGCGCGTTCGCACACCAATTCATCGCATTTCTCCAAAGTTGCTTCAATATTTTGGTTCAATTCAAAGTTACTGGCCTTGAGTTTAGTAATGTGGTTGTTGAGTCGCTCTATTTCAATCTGAAGTTTGTTGTTCTCTTCGATAGCAAGCTGAAGTTTCCGCTCAAGGGACTTGATCTGCAGTTGCGCCATGCCAGCCCTCTTCTCAGCTTCACTCAGCTGTAAAGATAGAGAATTTTAATACTTGTTGTATTGCGGTCGATGAAGACGACATTAACTCTCTCCAGTGGGTGAGTCAAGATGACTCGCTCTGCACTGTTGATGATAACCACTGAAAAGTAACACTGCGAAACCGCTGCTACAAATTTGTCGTGTGCTTTAGCACTGACTTGGATTACCCGAACTGATAATAGCCAGTTAGAATTTCTCTCACTAAAGATTCGCGTTTATGACTGAAAGAAAAAGTCAATCGTCAAACTTTTTATAAAACtttcaaaacgttttattccaaCTCTCATGTCTCCGTAGATCTTGGAGCTTACTAGTTGGCTACACAGAGTGCAATCTACCAATTTTCAgggatttttttaagaaaaggaAAGTATAAGCTTGACGTTTGCTGCTTGCTAGAAATGTCGTTCTCACTCTATTGGTTTCTCTAGCCATTCTTTAAAAACAGCTACCATTTTTTCTCTTCTATCATTTAAAGTTAACTAAGCTTCGATTCGCTTTATGGAAAAGGGCGGACCGTTCTGTACAGAACTCCACCACACCCTCAAAAAACCATTTATCTTTGTCTCctatttaagatgatttccgcacaacattcgagcaataatggcaaaaattggcaaattaagttaccaaaaaatcctcttagcatggtaatattttgaataaaggtaagaagattatatcaagatttaagctctcaagctgaccccgcgagagaaaattgaacttgaagttatccatatttcagttaaaaaggacatttcgcgttagttgtaaacacaataacactcgctttttaGCATTCTTaagaagtttgacattaaatttctcgagaatgcttagggatttcatcgcggggtcacttagagcaCTGAATTagaatgagatgttttaaatagcattcaagaagttagcgtgctgtgagtagatttttagtaaataatttttgcaagtaattgctcgaactttgaacggaatccgtcttaacctTTGTTTAAAAGTAGTGGCAGAGCTCGCTTACCGCTTCAGTCAGTTCTTCGGTTCGTTGTCTCTGTTTTTCCAGCTGCGTATTCATCTGGTCAACTTCTTTTATGTGCGCATTCTGTACCTCTTTCAACGCTACTTGCAACTTGCCAACTTTCTCTTCAGTAATTAAGCTAATCacaaaattaaaaaggaaagaactAGACTTTTCAGAGAGATGTCGTAAACTTGCTAAAGTTGCGTAAATCCAACCAAAAGTATTTATCGTTgactacaaaaaaaataaagcttaATTTACCGGGTCGATTTTTCCTGTTCCAAAGAGCGCTGGGCTTCCAGAAGGGCGCAGTCacttttctctattttgtgcTCCAACTCTTTCCTGTAACAATTTGAAGACGATGTCAAGGCAAAGGCTTTGCTCACCAGTCTCCTGTGCGAGAATAGCCTTGTTCCCTTACCTCGTGATGTTGTATTGGAGCTGCTTCTCTTCGTAGTCTTCATTTATGATCTCCAGTTGTTCCACTTGGTTCTCCAGCATTGTACAGGTGGCTTTCAGCATCGAGTTTGTCTGTCAATGCAAAATAATCCCCACAATGAAACAACTGGCACAATCAAACGGTTGAAAATGAGCTCCATTATCTAACATTGAGTAACCAGGCGAAGTTGTTACCCTTTTAGGGCCGTGCTCAACTTTACTCTCAATCTTTCGGGTTAGATTTTACCCATTCCAAAATCCACTAATCTACATGTTCGGTGTTTACTTACTAGTTCCATGCCTTCCGCTGCCCTATTCTTTTCTTTCAGCTCATCTTCCAATTTTTCATTTGCCATCTTTAAATCACAATTCTCTTCAGTGAGTTCATCGACTTTATTTCCCAGCTCCTAATAAAATGGACAAGTGTTTTATTTGAAGCTTAAAAAAACTAATAAGGGATTatagaagtttttttttctttcctgtatTGTTGGCTTCACAAAACCCCAAAGCGTTTGCAACACACTATCGCTAAGTCGGCCAAATTTTGCTGGAGATAATAagtcagaccacaacactgaCAACAGCAAGCTTCTACCTTGTCCTTCGAAACCAATTCGCTGCATCGCTCTGACATTTCGGTAATCTTTAAATGCATTTCTTGAATGACCTGATttgattaaagaaaaaacacaaaaatagatCTTTGACTGATATGAGCATATGTGGCCACTGGGTAAAAAGATTGTGTTGAGCAGACACTCACGCATGCGCTATGCGGGTCTATCAGCGCCACAGACAGAAGATTGTTGACGAGAACAGATCGTCTGTTCTTCCGGCGGAATTGTTTTCAAGGTTCGATGAGACGTTACCTCAAGTGACACAAGGCACACAGAAGCAATATAAGCAGGCTTTGCGAGCGTAACTAACACCATGGACTTACACTCAGGCAAACGGACATGTGGCACAATGACGACGGTTGCCATGACAACAATAGCCACAAAAAGGATTGATCGACTcttgacacaacaaagaagaagaagaagaagaagaagaaaacgtACCTCAGATCTATTCTCCTGCATGGTTCTGGCGATGCTGTCTTGCCTGACCGATGCCTGGAATCATTCGCGCAAAACAGGTGACAATGACTTCAAGGGAACACGTTACCACATCAAGGCTCCGAATATATTGCACTGCTATCGACATTTAATGTTTCCCAAATAAGCAGTGCAAAATGATACGTGACAGGGGTCCGGACCAATCATCACAGATCGAGCTTGGCAACGAAGAGGGTAAGGTATGAACGCGTTTCATTTAAGAAGTGCCaggaaaagtttgaaaattaaCGGAAACATTTTGAGTACAGCTTGTATTTCCGGAAGACAGGAACAATGCAAATATCCCATGCCATTAGTTCAATTGTATTTGGACTCAGTGTgaatttatttcatattttatgATGTTTCATTCACCAGATGAAATTTTTCCGAATTTTAAACCCTCGATTTTGTTGTCGAATGTACAGTATAGAGCCCTGAGGCAACATCATCATCTTTAGGAAACTTGTGAGAATTCTGCAATTCGTCAATTTCATACAAAAGTGTAGTAAGCATTGCTAAATTACCTTCAGTTCTAACTCGAATTCTCTGGTGTCGATTTCATTCTATAAGACAAAGCAGGAAGAATTGTTATAATTTTGGACCTTTGGGACTAAAATAGCTGATTACATCAGTTGAAATCGAAACTAAATCAAATGCGAATGAAAAGGGTTAAAAAGATACATTAATTCGGGTTATCACCTCTAATTTAAGGATAGTTTCCTCTAAGCTTTTTTTGGTCTTCTTCAGGTCACAGCACTCGTTCGTAACCTAAACATCGGCAAAATAGACAACTCAAATTATGGGACACAATCTCTGGACAATCACTGTAGTGATTGCAACAAAACGAATAACAGCGACATAAAGAAGCAAatacgataataataataataattattgatgattataatgatcatgatgattattaatattatgaatATCACTAGTAATAGTCACATATTAGAAAAGTGCATTCAATGTGTTTACAACTGatatttgcgtgtttttttttggccgaccacctactacagacatggtcataacctcatacttttgaaattcacaataaagcagcttgagaaagtctaaattcatcttgtctggcatcggatcgataccagtaTGACATCGAGGCCAGGTGTATCACATAGCCCAAGAAGCCCGAAATGACCCagcatccgcgatcaatacacgcgggacatcgtaaaacccgcGAAGATGAAAAAGGATGTCGATAGTATGCGTTTTGTCGAAcgcaattattgttattggtattgttattatcataattGTTATCGTTGTTGCTATCAAAGTTAATatcaaaatttaaagcttcAGTCATTCAATTTATTTCAGGAATCTGAGACAGTAAGCATCATTCACTTGTTGTTGGCAAAGTCTCTGACAAAGAGCCAACAACAATGAATTGGAAAATGCCCCGAATCCAAGATATCATAGGAATCCTCAGCTTAATGAACACAGCATAGGATTGGTCAACTCGTACCGTACATAAATGTACTGGAAAATGGGTAGACCTTTCTTAGAAGTTTGGAGATTCACTGAGGCATAAATTCTCTATTGCTTGGATCAAAAGAGGACATACCTCAATTAGCTGTGTCTTAACGTCCTCCACCTTCATTTCCATGTCTTTGGAAAtctaaaattaaagaaaatgaaaacaacataCGTTCCTTTTAGTCAACCAATAGCTACGGGAAGATATACGTGAATGTAACGCTAACGACAGAAATAttttccacaagaaaaaaaaaaacagtgtacaAGACTTAAATTGATCTCACTCTTTCTATTTTCAGTTCTGTATCTTCCAGTTGTTTTTCTACAGTTGCATTTTTCTGCTGTTGTATCTTGACTTCGCTCTCTAGTTCTGCTATTTTAAGAGACATCGCTTGTTTCTCTTCACATAATCGCTCCAGCTCTGCTTCATCCACGGCTCTGAAACAAAAATCCAATGGTTTTGCATGATAAATTTGTATCAGTAACGAATATTCAACAACGGAAGCAAAGCTTACGATTGGGGGTTCGTTTCCGCTTCAGTTTGAGAGCTATTTCTTTCCGCTGTATCTTTCAGCATATCTTGAAGCATGCGGCACCTTCCGTTCAACAAGTCGATTTTCTGTGGAACGCAAAATAAGTGCAAGACTAGTCAGTTCTTGAAGAATTAGACAAGGACGATAACCTTTTTTGTAAAAAGGAGAATTTGGTGGCACTGAAGGCATGCTTAGCAATGGGGAACACTTTTACTTTGGTGACAGAGTTGCAAAATTCATTTTAAGGACGGGGCGGAGGAGGCTGACATAAATGCATCAGCCCTAGTCTTATGttcgttttcaaaatttgattAATAACTGATTAACCCTTTCCTCCTGCCCGATTggcacttttgtggattttactctgtctaacaccagacgattttactcgtcaatggggagccGCTTGagcaggaaagggttaatcaATAGCACCGATTACATTTGACATAATGGTCCAAATAAAGTGTGGGGAAAAGGCAAAATTTAGGAGCCACGATATCACGTTTGCGCGGGAGTATGAGACCGTGTGAAGTAGAAATTAGAAACCCATCTCgctcccaccccccccccccaaaaaaaaaaaatctctttcaCCATGTTTTTTCAATGTATAAATGTTTCCGCATAACAAACCTGATCTCTGGCGACCAAGAGCTTCTTTGTCtcctccatttctttttcaagtcGACTGTTTGTGTTGTGTAACTGTCTCTTGTAGCGCGTAAGCGTGTCCACCTCTTTCTCTGCTTCCTGAATAATAATCGTTATGTTATGTTAATCAGTTTGATTGTTCAAGTCTCTCAGTGCTTAAGTTATTCTGTAAATGAACTCGATTTGGATAAAAATTTCTCACCTGTAACTTTTGTTCCTGAGCTTGTTTGTTAGTAAGATCCTTCTCAAGTTTCCTTTGTGTTCTTTGAGTTTGAAACAGTTGATCCTCAAGATCCTACAACAGTTTTGTCAACAACGAGTTAAAAATCATCCAACAAAACAGCCAAGACGAGTATGAGCATAAACGTTTTGAGCAACAGAGATATTACGCCAAACTGGCCATATTTTTTGGAAGGCAGATAGGGACACGAAACTCCTTCTCCGTTGTAAGTTGCAAATAATCAGTAAAGGGGTTTCACCTCCAGGGTGAGTAGACGAAAGACCCTGAAAACGAGGTTAAGCAAGTCCTAATCCGAGAGGACTACAAAGTAATTTACACATGGAATGAAATTACAAAGGGAAGCACTTTCTCCAAAAATGGATGACAATCACGCCACTAACACTGAGAAACTTTACATTCCACTCAACTTGCTGAAAGTAGCCTTGCTATGGCGAAACGTGAACGCGATTTATAAATCATCTTACCATAATTTTACTCTGTAAGTTCCTAACTTCGGTTGATTTTTCTCTGTAACGCTCACGCAAGTTGCTGTCATCTTCTTGTGCGGACTTGAGGGTAGCGACCATGTTAGACGACTGAGGAAGAGATGTGATATAATAGTTGCTTAAATCAGTATCCCACCGCGTTACACCCTATTATACCGCTGTCATTCTTGCAGggaaataaacatttttaacGGAATTAAAGGTGCACTTGTTATTCTGGCGATATTATATCTTGAATAGCGGTGGCAGAGAAGAGAATTTCACGAGTACTTGTCAAACTCTTGCACGTTATGCGTGCCTATGTACTGATCaatgattt
The Acropora muricata isolate sample 2 chromosome 3, ASM3666990v1, whole genome shotgun sequence genome window above contains:
- the LOC136911547 gene encoding citron rho-interacting kinase-like yields the protein MTDSISTRSAKLNQIFAGKNVARKTSNACFTREAMLDAFLLLFEECSSEFMLKDKNVAGFVKKYQAMVDDLRTLCLSKDDFNVINTIGRGHFGQVQVVKEKQSGDVFALKTLKKSQTLAQESVAFFEEEREIMALCQNPWITALQYAFQDAHNLYLVMEYHPGGDLLSLLSKYDDILDEDTARFYLAEMVMAIHSLHVLGYVHRDIKPDNVLVDRTGHIKLADFGSSARLSADKKVHSKMPVGTPEYIAPEVLTSMDGSGGPYGVECDWWSLGVVAYEMLQGQTPFEADSVVITYSKIMNYKSSMQFSTDVQVSKNAKDLILNLCTSSQARIGYEGLTCHQFFTGTDWNNLQNLVPPYVPNLDGATDTSHFDEFEPESPDPVSHLEKYGGLSHEGKGFTGKDLPFVGFTFSRNLASNLPFSPRKAGSLPNSPLSGPPSRLERKLTMKAKELKDALQSCHTLKDESANMKKNLEEMQSTLEEKEKSLRNAEYERDLLEKERVLYDTQIKDLQRRLDLERAERNKSDSATLKLLSELKEDSQKANELRDQESRENLEDLQHIVAQLENDRFIASRRAQRLEDELKSQEKHLEVSKNRISDHQARMTRMSEEAKRSMIEWQEKLDKVTTDSEERILELQQKLTKSLQANQEATELLENMRKSKDEVHLQMQKLQKSIKEESAAESDEKSSNMVATLKSAQEDDSNLRERYREKSTEVRNLQSKIMDLEDQLFQTQRTQRKLEKDLTNKQAQEQKLQEAEKEVDTLTRYKRQLHNTNSRLEKEMEETKKLLVARDQKIDLLNGRCRMLQDMLKDTAERNSSQTEAETNPQSAVDEAELERLCEEKQAMSLKIAELESEVKIQQQKNATVEKQLEDTELKIERISKDMEMKVEDVKTQLIEVTNECCDLKKTKKSLEETILKLENEIDTREFELELKASVRQDSIARTMQENRSEVIQEMHLKITEMSERCSELVSKDKELGNKVDELTEENCDLKMANEKLEDELKEKNRAAEGMELTNSMLKATCTMLENQVEQLEIINEDYEEKQLQYNITRKELEHKIEKSDCALLEAQRSLEQEKSTRLITEEKVGKLQVALKEVQNAHIKEVDQMNTQLEKQRQRTEELTEALSEAEKRAGMAQLQIKSLERKLQLAIEENNKLQIEIERLNNHITKLKASNFELNQNIEATLEKCDELVCERAVLAEQLDMMEASHAEERLKLEATSSQQSKLIDFLQCKAEGQATKKKKLIGGGGKSWRKKLENNINVVPQQWKDLQQALEKERASTMKLQTEVNRMRQETQTAKMEAAHWKAQYQSTGAVTDKPAQSFAVLSAIQQSPSNQPSPLSAQNQQKIAKNVAPADLATPHRPKERMHHNIPHRFVNALNMRATKCAVCLDTLHFVRPSSRCAECGLVCHVKCSPNLPHTCGLPSQFVEHFSETLHEQKSDINKNSKTQSTTKLGDRREGWLRVPRGGSVKHGWVKKWIVLDDQLIQLFDKENVGENSVPSEILHLCGKDGHVTVHSAVMSSELIGTAPSDLPYILRVESRQRCWPVQNLYLLAPSFAVKQKWVTSLEFVLNEIKKKNASVEDQKLMGNVLLHLQDDQRLDINCTQLVNSELVLLGAEEGLYSLAISNPGKHSPRMLPGIERAFQISIIDDLNQVIMIAGKDRQLCSVELKQVTSRARQTNPTVPLNALIPQIIEKITNCHLFAVGQYEGNYYICAATPNSILLLRYNSGIGTFCTRKEIETSEPCNCIHFSKSHVIYGTGKFYALDIKHHTVKELLDATDPSLAFAVYGASQLNIFPIAVMDIKIPGSNEQRELLLCFNEFGLFVNSAGRNTRKKPLMWSRLPLAFAYSEPFLFVTHFNSIDVCEIPPSDAEFPSRYLHKFLEIQNPRVLGPAVSPGSIYLASTRQEQVEMVCFQGSSALATVFQPEDDEDSMSIISELSQLSSPAHRRSSVLVRSPSWSPGVARMKSVKGERVQKSSSFRIIAPLKEKKENK